In Cryptomeria japonica unplaced genomic scaffold, Sugi_1.0 HiC_scaffold_62, whole genome shotgun sequence, the genomic window AAAAAACTTTTTAATCTATAGTAAAATTTAAAATGGGAATTCAGAAATGTTTTACAAGGTCGAATTTTACGTGAAATGTTTGATCAACATGTTCACTTCGGCCAAAAttgaaattacaaaaaaataacaaCTCTCTTGATTCCGCGCCTTTCCCATTGTCACGTTCGATACAACAACTAGAAAACTCCGCACGTTGTTTCTTGTTAAACAAGATGCCCTTTTTATTCTATAATCTCATCAATCTCGTCGTTATATCCTACGGTTGGACAGATGAAACACAGAATGCTGAAGTTACCTGCAGGCGCACAATTTATTAAACAATCCGATTAAGATATAGACTAATCCTTATAAATGACGACCCTCAGTAAACCTGCCTGTAGTAGTAATTAAGGGAAATTTGAAAGCGGGATTGAATAGGTGCCCAATGGCACACAAAAATGCGATCACATTAGTTGTGGCGAATCTAACAATATGTTGTTTTTTCAGTTTGCTCTGTTCAGAAGAAGCGCGTGGAGGCCCCCATTTGGAAAGGAATTCCGCCATTGCTAGGCTCAAAAGAATGGAAGCCTCGATTAAAGCTGTGCAATCAGGAAGGACCGAAACCCAACTGGGTGGCGCTGTTGCTCCTTTGATCCGCTTGCCCACAACACATGTAGTGAACATTGGCATCGGAACCCCACCAAGAAATTTCCGAGGAAAAGTGGACACGGGAAGCGATTTGATTTGGTTTCAGTGCGATCCCTTCAATGGCTCTAGGAGATATACTCTTCCTATGTTCTACCCAGAAGATTCCTCCACATACAGACCGGTTCCCTGCTCTTCTTCCCTCTGCTCTGCCCTTGGCAATTCAACTTGTGCGCTGGACTGTCAATATTCTCATATATACAGCGGAAGCTGGAGCACGCAGGGAGAACTGTCATTCGAGACGTTCACCATGGCGGATACATCCGGGGCTGCGCATTCCTTTGGCGGAATAGCGTTTGGGTGCAGCCATATCGTTCAGGGAGATGGCTTGGAGGAGGCCAATGGCGTAGTGGGGCTCGGCCGAGGACAATTATCGCTTATCTCACAGATTGGAGAATCCAAATTTTCCTACTGCTTATCTTTCGAATACAATGGATCCCCCTTTCATGACATTGACAGATTTTCGACGCCTCTCCTGTTGGGCAGCGCAGCCGAGTTGAACGGCATAGGAGTGCAGTCGACGATGGTGATAAACAACACAGTCCTGCCCAAGCTTAACAGCTACTATTATTTCTCCGTGGAAGGAATAACTCTGGGGAACGTGTCTCTCAATATTCCACGAGGAACGTTCGATATACAATCAAATGGAAGCGGGGGATTCATCATCGACTCTGGAACACACTACACAGTTTTGCCGCACGCTGCCTTCACTGCAGTGGCATCTGTTTTAGATTCTGTCCTAGGGCTACCCAGATCTAACGATTCTAAAGCTGGGTTAAGTGTATGCTATTCATCACCCTACTATGACTATATCCCTGATGTGAATATGACTTTCCATATGCTTGGTGCAGATTATATTGTCGAAGGTAAACATAATTTCGTTCAATATACAGAATCTGGTCCGACTAAAATTGGAAATTTACTATGTCTGGCAATGTTAGATATGGATGAGGCTTCGGTTGCAGGTGTACCGGCCGTCCTTGGAAGTTTTCAGCAACAAGATTACCATATTCTGTATGACAACGCTAAGCAGAGGCTCTCCTTTACTCCCACCCGCTGCAGATCTCTGTATATGTCCTCTTACCTACAGTCCAAAGCTCCAATCCCTATCTTAGGGTGCCATTTCTTGTTACCGCTGCTGCTGCTTTATTTTGTAGCTTTCTCATTAACAGTATAAAAGAGATTAAATTCATCAATAATTACAAAGTTTTCGACCTAACTTTTTCTTTTTAGAGTATCCTTCTCCCTCTCGTTTGCACAATAAAATAGGATTATTCTAAACTATCGTCCAACGTGATTCTCTAACCATTTCTTTTtatctcttttcaatctctttgatAAATTATGTATGTTGCTGGTCCGGGCTAATCTTCCTCTAGAAGCACTTTTCCTTGAGATTGAGATTAATTTAGAATTGCCTCAAATCGATAATTCTTGTACATAGTTTAAGTACTATACGGGTTTTTTTAAGCTGATAGGCTATTCCCTGGGGAGGAACTCCTCACCGGGAAATTGTCTCACGCCAGAACCGACCATCTTAAAACAATTTTCCGAGCATTGTGTGTTATGTGGTACATGTTTCCGTCGGTGATGAAATTTTGGTGTAGTGTCGGGAAAAGAAAGGTCATTCTCCATTGGCTACATTTGTCACTGTGCCTGCATCGTGTAACCCAGACACGCGGCCTGAAATAAACCGCCTCAAATGAGTTTAAATCTTGTAAACCGAAAGCCAAACGGAACCCCTCTACTTACAATACAAATGCAAGCTTTTTGAAGGTGACCAGATAGAGCAAACCAAAAATCTTGCAAGCACTTTGCAAAGAAAAACAACATAGTTGAGGTATGCATTATAGTTACCTCAGTTTGCTTCGGGAAAAATATGCCCAACCAGTCATACAATAAATCAACACAGACGCTCAACATGCCCAAGGATGCCAAAGCCAACAACTTCTGCATTCCTCTCGTCTCGTCTTATTCGCTATTGTTTTATTCGCTAAGATACGAAAGCTGCATGATCAATCTCTTAAGCTAGTAGCTGGAATATGTATATGTTTTATTCGCTAAGATATGAAAGCTGCATGATCAATCTCTTAAGAATAACATCGGAAAGAATTTTGGCTTTGGCTGCATGCTCACATCAATCCTTCCCACTGACTGGAAATTCAAGAAACTCTGCAAGAAGTGCATTTACTATCTCAACTATCAATGAATGACCTACAATAAATGTGAATAAGCAACATTAAATGTGCTTAGCACAGCCCTGGCATCCACTGTCTTCCAATGCTCTCATAATATGTGAGGAAGTTGCTGCCTGAAAGTTGTCTTTTTGATTACGAATATATTTTTTCATTTCTGTTACTATTCCCTAGGGAGGAACTCCCCATCATTCCCTCGGGAGGAACTCCCCATCG contains:
- the LOC131863419 gene encoding aspartic proteinase nepenthesin-2-like, yielding MAHKNAITLVVANLTICCFFSLLCSEEARGGPHLERNSAIARLKRMEASIKAVQSGRTETQLGGAVAPLIRLPTTHVVNIGIGTPPRNFRGKVDTGSDLIWFQCDPFNGSRRYTLPMFYPEDSSTYRPVPCSSSLCSALGNSTCALDCQYSHIYSGSWSTQGELSFETFTMADTSGAAHSFGGIAFGCSHIVQGDGLEEANGVVGLGRGQLSLISQIGESKFSYCLSFEYNGSPFHDIDRFSTPLLLGSAAELNGIGVQSTMVINNTVLPKLNSYYYFSVEGITLGNVSLNIPRGTFDIQSNGSGGFIIDSGTHYTVLPHAAFTAVASVLDSVLGLPRSNDSKAGLSVCYSSPYYDYIPDVNMTFHMLGADYIVEGKHNFVQYTESGPTKIGNLLCLAMLDMDEASVAGVPAVLGSFQQQDYHILYDNAKQRLSFTPTRCRSLYMSSYLQSKAPIPILGCHFLLPLLLLYFVAFSLTV